DNA from bacterium:
GGCGAAGGGAATGAGAATGGAGCGGGCGATGTAGAATATCCCCAGGAGAAGGATGAAACTGATGAAGAGAAGGCAATAGGCGACGATATTGCCGGAACCGGTGTGTTCCTTCACGGGCGCGCGCTCCCTTTGTTGGTTGACGGGCGAATTATAGTCGAAACTCCCGCTTCCCGCCAGAGCAGACTTTTTTCCGGACGCCTCCCGCGGCGATCTTTTCGGGAAAAAAATAGTTAAAAAACGGTTGACCCCGGCCTCTGCGGGCAATAAATTGGTAACATAACGGCAAGGAGATACCGTAGCCATGGGTATTGAGATCAGGCTTCCTCTGACCGATTTGCAGAATCGGGTGCTGGCGTTCGCTTTCGAGTTTATCCATGGCAACCTCTATCCGCCCACCGTCAAGGAGATCCAGGAGGCGCTGGATATCCCCAACCCCGGCACCGTTCACAAGGCCATACAGGCCCTGGAGAAAAAGGGATACCTGGCCAAGGAAAAACGGGTGGCCCGGGGAATTCGCCTGACCGCGCTGGGCGAAGAAGTCTGCGGGCTGGAACGTCAGCTGAGACTGGAATTGGAATAAGGAACGGGAAGAAGATACGGGAGATCGTCCCCCGAAGGGGAAGGAGGGAACCATGCACACCGCCCAGGAAATCCTGCACGAAAACTGCCGGGTCGGCGCCGATTATCTCATCGAAATGGGAGGCAAGAAATACACCGCCACCTTTAAAGGCTACCGCAACAACAACCAGTACGCCCCCAGTTTCGAGATCGTCGGCACCCACGAAGTGCGGGTTCTGCGCCAGCTCGATTGATATCGACGCTTATGCGCCCTTCGGCACCGGTCGTCGGCCGGGCGGCGGTACTGCTTTTCCTGCCCGTGGTGTTCGGCTGCGGAAGGGGGGAAAAAAGCGCCGCGGAAGCGCTGCCGGTAAGAGTCTTCCGGGTTCCTTCCGGGGCGGTTTCGGGGAGGACCTACCCGGCGCGGTGGGAGTGGGGGCGCGTTTCCGATCTCTCATTTCCCCTGGGCGGCCGGATCGAGGATATCCGGGTCGATATGGGCGCCCGGGTGGAGGAGGGGGAGGAGCTGGCTTCCCTCGATTCCTACCCGATCCGCCTGAAGCTCGAGGCCCTGGATGCTTCGGGGGTGGAAGAGGGTTCGCCGGATCGAAGCCCGCTCCTCCGGCAACTTGAAGACTGCCGGATCCGGGCCCCCTTCGCCGGCCTGGTGGTTTCCCGTCCGGTTCAGCGGGGGGACCGGGTTTCGCCCGGGGAAATGGTGCTGCGGGTAGCCTCTCCCGCGGGTTCGGTCCTGGTTTTGAACCTGCCGGCGTCCGCAGCCGAATGGATCGGCCCCGGTTCTCAAGCGCTCGTCCGAACCGGCGCCGCCGAAAGCCGGGTACTGGCCGGAACCGTGGTCTCCGCCGCCCCCATTCCCGGCGCCGATGGGGAACTCGAAGTCAAGGTCCGCCCGGAGGGGATGAAAACGGAGAGCGCCTGGGAAGGGGCGTTTTCGGTGACCTTCCTCTCGGCCCCGGGCCGCGGAGCCGCTTTTGTGGTTCCCGCCCGGGCCGTGGTGGAGGGGGTTCGGTCCGGGGACGATCGGGTTTGGGTGGCCCGGGAGGGACGGGCTCACCTGCAGCGGGTCAGGGCGGGCCCCCTGGTCGGCGACGGCCGCGAGATTTTTTCCGGAGTCGTTTCCGGGGACCTGGTCATCCTGACCTTTCTCGACAATCTCCGCGAGGGAACGCCGGTCAAGATCATCGAGACCCGGACCCGGGAAACTCCGCCTCCGGCCCCCGCCCCCGGTTCGGGGTCCTGATCAGGCGACCCCGGCCGCCTTGGCTAATTCGACCATGATGGCTTTCTGGATATGGAGCCGGTTTTCGGCTTCGTCCAGGATGATCGAATGGGGGCCGTCCATCACCTCCGATGTGATCTCCCAACCCCGGTGGGCGGGCTGGCAATGAAGAACCTTCACCCCGGGGTCCGCCAGGGCCAGCAGTTCCCCGTTCACCTGATAGGGCATGAACACTCTCCGCCGTTTCTCGGCCTCCGCCTCCTGTCCCATGCTCGCCCAGGTGTCGGTATAGATGACCCGCTTGCCCGCCGCCGCCGCCCGGGGGTCCCGGACGGACGCCAGGGCGGCTCCCCGTTTTTCGGCCTCGGCCCAGATCCCGGGGTCGGGGTCGTATCCTTCCGGACAGGAAATGGTGAAGGAAAAACCGAGAACGCCGGCGGCGTTGATCCAGGAATTGGCCACGTTGTTCCCGTCGCTGATGAAGGCGAAATCGATGCCTCCGAAGTCGGGGTCGGCGGGGTCGAGATCGAAATGTTCGATCACGGTCAACAGGTCGGCCAGGACCTGGCAGGGATGAAGCAGATCGGTGAGGGCGTTGATAACCGGGATCGAGCAGGAGTCCGCCAGTTCTTCCACCGCGCGGTGGGAAAAGGTCCGGGCCATGATCAGGTGGACCCAGCGCTCCAGGTTTTCGGCAGTATCTTTGACCGATTCGCGCTTTCCCAGTCCGATGTCGGAAGGGGAGAGATAGATCGCGGTCCCCCCCAGATCGAACATTCCGGTTTCGAAGGTCACCCGGGTGCGCAGGGAAGGCTTTTCGAAGATCATGGCCATGACCTTGCCCTCCAGGAGGGGATGCCGGACCCCGTCCCGGCGCTGTTTTTTAAGGACGGCCGCCAAGCTGAAAAACCGGCAGATATCCTCGCGGGAAAAATCCGCGATGCTGATCAAATCCTTGCGCATCTCATCCTTCCTTGCTCATGTACTCCTTGAACCGTTCCAGGCTGGGGGCCATCGGCGTCGGTTCGCCGACGGCCTTCATCGCCGACTGCACGTCCTTGAGTCCGTTGCCGGTGACGAGAAAAACCACGGTTTCTCCGGGCCCGACGCCGCCGGTTTCCCGGAGTTTCTTCAAGCCGGCGTAGGCGGTGGCCCCGGCGGGCTCGGCGAAAACTCCCGCGCCCCGGGCGATTTCGACGATGGCCTCCAGAATGGATTCATCGCCGACCAGGACGCCCGTCCCCCCCGATTCCCGGACCGCGCGCACGGCCGCCGCTCCGTCGCGGGGGAGATCGACGGAGATGCTGTCGGCGATGGTGGTGGCGGCGACCGGCCGGATTTCGCGCCCGGCGGGGAGGGCGTCGACGATGGCCCCGCTTTTTTCCGACTGCACCGCGATGATCCGGGGAAGACGGTCGATCAGCCCCACCGCCAGCAGGTCCTTGAAACCTTTCCAGACGCCGCTGATGATGTTGCCGTCCCCGACCGGGACCAGCACGGCGTCGGGAGGGTTCCATCCCAGTTGTTCGCAGATCTCGTAGGAGACGGTTTTTTTACCCTCCCGGGTGTAGGGGTTGTACCCGGTGTTGCGGTTATACCATCCGTACTCCCGGCAGACTTCGGTGCAGAGATCGAAAGCGTCGTCGTAGCTGCCGTCGACCGCGAACACCCGGGCCCCGAAAACCAGCAACTGAGCGATCTTGGCCTTGGGCGCCGCCTTGGGAACGAAGATGGTGGGGGAGATCCCCAGGCTGGCGCAGAGACAGGCGGTGGAGGAGGCGGCGTTGCCGGTCGAGGCCCCGGCGATCACGGAGAAACCCAGTTCCAGGGCCTTGCCGACGGCGACGGAGCTGGCCCGGTCCTTGAAGGAGGCGCTGGGGTTGCGGCCGTCGTCCTTGAGATAGAGTTTCTCCATCCCCAGCTTCCGGCCGAGCCGGCGGACGGGGTAAAGCGGGGTCCAGCCGATCTGGATGGGCATAACGTGGGAGCGGTCGCGGAGGGGGAGCAGGTCCCAATACCGCCAGACCGAACGGTCGTCGTCGCGGGCCAGGCTTTCCCGGGTGAGCCGGCGGGCGACGGCCTCGTAGTCGTACTCGACGTCCAGGTTCCCTCCGCAGTCCGGACAGACGTACTGCATGCCTTCGATCTTCTGGGTCCTGCCGCAGGAAATACATGTCAAACCGATTGCAAAGCTCATCGCTGCGTTCCGTGGTGAAATGGGCTGGAGGTTGTCCCCGGCGGCCCGGGCCGAGCCCGGGCCGCCGGGGCGAAAGCCGCCGGGTACCCGGCTCAGCAGACGGGGTCCGGGATGATCCTGGTCCCGCACTTGCCGGCCAGGGCGTCCACGGCCTTATCCAGGCTGGTGATGATGGATTCCTGTCCGCCCCAGGCCAGGAAGCGCAGGCAGGCGAGGACCTTGGGGCCCATGCTCCCGGCCTTGAAATGTCCCTGGTCGTAGAGCTTCTTCATTGCCGAGTAGGTGATGCACTCCACGTTCTTTTCCTCGGGCGAGCCGAAGTTGATCTTGGCGTGGTCGACGTCGGTGAGGATGAGGAATTTATCCGCCCCCACCACTTCGGCCAGTTTTTCCCCGGCCTTGTCCTTGTCGATCACGGCCGCGGTTCCCTCCAGGTCGTCGCCCCGATAGATGACGGGAACGCCGCCCCCGCCCGAGCAGACGACGATGATCCCGGAGTTGACCATCCGCCGCACGGCGTCGTATTCGATATTCTTCAGAGGATCGGGCGACGGCACCACCCGCCGGAAACGTTTTTCAACGTTGGCGGGTTTGACTTCCTTGATTATGTAGTCGGGGCGCTCGGCCTTGATCTTCGCGGCTTCTTCCTTGGTGTAAAAGGGGCCGACCGGCTTGCTCGGGTCCTGGTAATCGGGATCGTCTTCGCTGACCAGCACCTGGTTGACCAACGCGGCGACCGGGATCGGGAGCTTTTCCCGCCAGAGCATGTTCTGCAGCGTCTGCTGAAACATATACCCGATCTGGCCTTGGGTCATGGCCCCCACGATATCCAAAGGCTGGGGCGGGACTTCCCCCGCGCCCGCTTCCTGCTGGATAAGCAGGTTGCCGGCCTGGGGGCCGTTCCCGTGGGTGATGACCAGGCGGTAACCCTTTTTCAACAGTTTGACCAGCTGCTCGCAGGTGATGGCCACGTTGCGGCGCTGTTCTTCCGCGGTTCCCTTTTCGTCGGCCTGTTTGATCGCGTTTCCGCCCAGGGCGACTACGACTGTTTTTCTTGCCATCTTACTTTCTCCGCTTGGTTAGGGGTCGATCGCCCGTCAATCGAGGAAACCGGCCATGGTCGCGGCCATGACCGCTTTCTGCCCGTGGAGACGGTTTTCGGCGACATCGTAGATACAGGAATTGGGCCCGCTGGCGACCTCGTCGGTCACTTCCGAACCGCGGTCGATCGGCATCGGGTGGGTGTAGATGCCGTTGTCCGTCGCGGCCATTTTCTCGGCGGTGCAGGTCCAGCCCCGATATCCCAGCGCCTTTTCGATCTCTTCCTGCTTCCGAAGCTCTCCGTCCCGGTAGGCCTCGGGGCTCATCCAGTTGCGGGAGTAGACGACGTGCGCCCCGTCGTACCCGGCTGCGGAGTCGTGCGTGACCTCGAAGGTCCGGTCGTTGGTTTCGCAGTTCATCTTGGCGGCGGCGACGACCTCGGGGTCGAGATCGTAACCTTCGGGATGGGCCACGGTCACGTCCATGCCGTAGCGGCTGCCGATGAGAATGGCTTCCTGAACCGAGCAGAGGGAACGGCAGAGAGCCCCCTGGGCCCAGGTCAGAAGCAGCTTCTTCCCCTTGAGGGCGTCGGGGTCGAAGGTCGTGGCCAGCGTACCGGTCGCCAGCTTGCCCTGCGGGGCCAGCCATTCGATCCAGCCCATGACGTCGGCCAAACCTTGGCACGGGTGAAACTTGTCGTGGGCCATGGAAATGACGGGCATCTTCGCCCATTTGGCGTATTCCCGGAGGAGATCGTCCCCCTGGCCGTAGGCGGCGATCTTATCCTCGAGGATGCGGATTCCCAGTCCGGCGGCGTAGCGGTCCATGACCTGGGCGGCGTCCTCCACGGTTTCTCCCGCGGACTTGGCCGTCTTCAAGCGCATGCTCTTGGGTTCCAGAAACTGAGCGTGGGCGCCCAGTTCGGTGGCGGCGGCCTCGAAGGACTGCCGGGTCCTGACCGAAGGATTGTAGAAGAACATGAAGAACTGTTTGCGGAAGAGGATGTCGAGGTATTTGGAGCCGAAGCGGTCCTGCTTCATCTCGAACGCGAGTTTCAAGACCCGGTCCAGGTCCTCTTTCGCCCATTCCTGGGTGCAGATGAAATCTTTATACTTCAGGTTTCCCATCGTCGTCCTCCTTTGCGGGATTGCCTGCGCCGGGGTTAGCCCGGGCTGTCTCAGTTCCTGTGCGGTCCTACGGGGCCGGAAAACAACCGTGACATAATATAGAGGGGCGGTGCCGCCGTCAATCCCGCAATGCCGCCGCCGGGCTTACGAGCCTCCTGCGAGGAGTTCGAAGAGGAATATCCCGGCCATGGCCAGGCTGAAAACGATCTTCATGAGCGTCCCCCCCAGAAAGCCGAGGAGACTGCCCCCGCCGACCTTGAGCGAGAGCAGGGCCCCGCGCCCGCCGAAGATAAATTCGAAGAGAAAGGCGCCGGCGAAGACCCCGACCAGGAGCCCGGGAAGGGAACCGAGCAAAATCCCCGCCATCCCCCCCAGGATTGACCCCCAGGCGCCCCAGGCCGATCCCCCGAACTTCCTCGCCCCCACGGCCGAAGCCAGATAATCCAGGACCTGGGCCAGCGCACCGATCGCCCCGATGACCGCCAGGCTCAACCACCCGACGGGAGAGAACCCGGAGAGCAGGCAGTAGACCAGGACCCCGGCGAAGACCAGGGGGGGGCCCGGGAGGGAAGGGATGAAACTCCCCGCCAGCCCCGCCAGGATCAGCGCCCAGGCCACCACCAGCCGCCCGGCCTCGCTCAGCCAGTCCATGGCGTCTCCTTTCCGGTTTTCGCCGGTTGACCGCCCGCCTTGCGGTTTGCTATTTTACCTACCCCGGAACGATTTGGAGAAAAAAATGCGCTGGATGCTCCGCTCCAAAATACACAACGCCACCGTGATCGACGCCAACGTCGACTATATCGGGAGCGTGACCATAGACGAGGACCTGATCGAGCGGTCGGGGCTGATGGTAGGGGAAAAAGTCCTGGTCGTGGACAACACCAACGGCGCCCGGATCGAGACCTACGTGATCAAGGGCGAGCGCGGTTCCGGGATGATCTGCATGAACGGCGCCGCCGCCCACCGGATCAAGGTCGGCGACCGGGTCATCATCATGGGGTTCGAATTGACCGACGAGCCCATCCGGCCCCGGATCATACTGGTCGACGACGACAACCGTTACCTGAGCCTACTCTGAACGGGGGCGCGGTCTCCGGGAAGGCGTTGAATCCGGACGGAGAGAAAACGATCCGCCGGCCGACCGCCGTCGCCGTTCTGGTGCTGGCGACGGCACTGGTTTTCCTGGCCCAGGCCGTTACGGGGCCGGGCGCGGCCGTCGCCCGGTTCGGTTCCGTTCCCTATTACCTGACCCACCCCTCGGCGTCGCGTCTTCCCGCGGAAAAAGTCGCCGGCCTCGGGGACGAGGCGGTCCCCCCTCCGATCCCGGGACGCGTCGGCGCGCTCTTCACGGCGACCTTCCTCCACGCGGACTTCATCCACCTCCTCCTCAACCTGTTTTTCCTCTGGATCTTCGGGGGCGCCGTCGAAGAGGCGCTGGGAGCCTGGAGGTTCGTCCTCCTTTACCTGGGCTGCGGGGGCGCCGGGGCTCTGGTCCATGCTCTCGCGCACCCCGGTTCGCCCCTGCCCCTGGTCGGGGCCAGCGGAGCGGTTTCCGGCGTCATGGGAGCGTTCTTCGCGCTCTTTCCCCGGCGGCGGGTTACGCCCGTTCTTCCGCTGGTTCCCTTTTTTCTTCCTCCCGCCGTCCTTCCCGCTTCGGTTTTTCTCGGGCTCTGGTTCCTGGTTCAGATCCTTTCCCTGGGGGCCGGCCCGGAGACCGCTTTTCTCGGCCACGTTTCCGGGTTCCTCCTGGGAGCGGTCTGGGGTCGGGCATGGGGCCGGCGTAGCTCCGCCGGCCCGGTCCGCTAGAAAGAGAGGGTGAGCTGAAGGCTCCCGCCCTCTCCGGGGAGGGGGTCGAGGGAGGAGACGCAGACTCCCAGCAGCCGGACCGGATCGGCGGGGGGCGGGGAAAGAAGCAGTTCCCGAACCGCCGCGGCGATCTCTTCGCCCCCTTGAACCGGCCGCGAAAGCGTCCGGCTCCGCGTGGTGGTCCGGAAGTCGGCGGTCCGGATTTTGACGGTGACGGTCCGGCCGCGCCGCCCCCGGCTCCGAAGCCTTTCGCCCACCCGTCCGGCCAGTTTCTCCAGCTCCGCGGCCATCTCCCCCAGCCGCGCCAGGTCCCGGGGAAAGGTCGTCTCCGCGCCCATCGATTTGGGCGGCCGGGCGGGCACGACCGGCCGCCCGTCGATTCCGAAAGCGAGTTCGTGAAGGGTCGGCCCGAACGACCCCAGGCGTTTGCAGAGTTCCTCGACGGGAAAAAGCCTGATGTCTCCCGTGGTCCTCACCCCCAGTCCCCGCAGCTTCTTCAAGGTGGCGGGCCCGATTCCCGGGATCTTGGCCGGGGGCAGGGCGGCGACGAACGACTCCACCGCTTCCGGACGGATTACGGTCAGTCCGTCGGGCTTGCGCAGGTCCGAGGCGACCTTGGCCAGGAACTTGTTCACCGAAATGCCGGCGGAGCCGGTCAGCCCGGTTTCGGCGCGGATCCGGAGCTTTATCTCCCGGGCGATGGCGGTGGCCGAAGGGATTCCCTTGAGGTTGGCGGTCACGTCCAGAAATGCCTCGTCCAGGGAAAGAGGCTCGACCAGGTCGGTATAGGCGGCGAAGATCGCCCTGATCGCTTCCGAAACTTCCCGGTAGGCTTCGAAACGGGGAGGGACGAAGATCAGGGACGGGCATCGCCGCCGGGCGGCGGAGGAGGGGAGGGCGGAATGAACGCCGTAACGGCGGGCCTCGTAGCTGGCGGTGCAGACCACGCTGCGCCCGCGCGGGCTCCCCACCGCCACCGGTTTTCCCCGCAGCCGGGGGTCGTCCCGTTGTTCGATGGCGGCGAAAAAAGCGTCCATGTCGATGTGGATGATCTTCCTCATGCCGACCCGGAATTTTCTCCTTTGCCCCCGCGTTCGGTTCCTGGGGAATGGACAATCGTCCCCCGCGGAGCTACTATCGGACGATAGCAACCCGGCTTGCCGTTGGCAACCGGCGGTTGCGCCAGTTTCAACCCGGACCCGGAGGAGAGACCCATGACGATCGGCGTGACGTCGGCGGTGTTCCTGGGAGCCCTGGCGGCGGCGGTTCCGGAGCCCCCGGCCGCGGGAGATGGCGACGTTATTTACGACTTTCTCAAACGGGGCGAGCTCGGCGGCCGCGTGGGAGCCGCCTTCAACATGACCTGGCCCCGCGAGGACGACGCCCGCGATTACGGAGAGGCCTGGGGACTGGTCGAACTCGAGTACGAGACCGCGTCGCTGGAAGGCTTCCAGGCCGGGGTCTGGGCCCTCGGGGTCCAGAAGATATGGGAACAAAACAAGGGGGATTACGACGCGCTTTTCCTCCACGAACTGGACCTGCGCGAACTGTACCTCTCCTACGGCGGGGACGGGTCGCGGGTGGAGGCCGTCGCCGGCCGCCGCGGCCTTTTCCGGGCGCCCTCCACGGACGGG
Protein-coding regions in this window:
- the arcC gene encoding carbamate kinase; translated protein: MARKTVVVALGGNAIKQADEKGTAEEQRRNVAITCEQLVKLLKKGYRLVITHGNGPQAGNLLIQQEAGAGEVPPQPLDIVGAMTQGQIGYMFQQTLQNMLWREKLPIPVAALVNQVLVSEDDPDYQDPSKPVGPFYTKEEAAKIKAERPDYIIKEVKPANVEKRFRRVVPSPDPLKNIEYDAVRRMVNSGIIVVCSGGGGVPVIYRGDDLEGTAAVIDKDKAGEKLAEVVGADKFLILTDVDHAKINFGSPEEKNVECITYSAMKKLYDQGHFKAGSMGPKVLACLRFLAWGGQESIITSLDKAVDALAGKCGTRIIPDPVC
- a CDS encoding aspartate 1-decarboxylase, translated to MRWMLRSKIHNATVIDANVDYIGSVTIDEDLIERSGLMVGEKVLVVDNTNGARIETYVIKGERGSGMICMNGAAAHRIKVGDRVIIMGFELTDEPIRPRIILVDDDNRYLSLL
- a CDS encoding threonine synthase produces the protein MSFAIGLTCISCGRTQKIEGMQYVCPDCGGNLDVEYDYEAVARRLTRESLARDDDRSVWRYWDLLPLRDRSHVMPIQIGWTPLYPVRRLGRKLGMEKLYLKDDGRNPSASFKDRASSVAVGKALELGFSVIAGASTGNAASSTACLCASLGISPTIFVPKAAPKAKIAQLLVFGARVFAVDGSYDDAFDLCTEVCREYGWYNRNTGYNPYTREGKKTVSYEICEQLGWNPPDAVLVPVGDGNIISGVWKGFKDLLAVGLIDRLPRIIAVQSEKSGAIVDALPAGREIRPVAATTIADSISVDLPRDGAAAVRAVRESGGTGVLVGDESILEAIVEIARGAGVFAEPAGATAYAGLKKLRETGGVGPGETVVFLVTGNGLKDVQSAMKAVGEPTPMAPSLERFKEYMSKEG
- a CDS encoding rhomboid family intramembrane serine protease — its product is MNPDGEKTIRRPTAVAVLVLATALVFLAQAVTGPGAAVARFGSVPYYLTHPSASRLPAEKVAGLGDEAVPPPIPGRVGALFTATFLHADFIHLLLNLFFLWIFGGAVEEALGAWRFVLLYLGCGGAGALVHALAHPGSPLPLVGASGAVSGVMGAFFALFPRRRVTPVLPLVPFFLPPAVLPASVFLGLWFLVQILSLGAGPETAFLGHVSGFLLGAVWGRAWGRRSSAGPVR
- a CDS encoding ornithine carbamoyltransferase; protein product: MGNLKYKDFICTQEWAKEDLDRVLKLAFEMKQDRFGSKYLDILFRKQFFMFFYNPSVRTRQSFEAAATELGAHAQFLEPKSMRLKTAKSAGETVEDAAQVMDRYAAGLGIRILEDKIAAYGQGDDLLREYAKWAKMPVISMAHDKFHPCQGLADVMGWIEWLAPQGKLATGTLATTFDPDALKGKKLLLTWAQGALCRSLCSVQEAILIGSRYGMDVTVAHPEGYDLDPEVVAAAKMNCETNDRTFEVTHDSAAGYDGAHVVYSRNWMSPEAYRDGELRKQEEIEKALGYRGWTCTAEKMAATDNGIYTHPMPIDRGSEVTDEVASGPNSCIYDVAENRLHGQKAVMAATMAGFLD
- the argF gene encoding ornithine carbamoyltransferase, whose translation is MRKDLISIADFSREDICRFFSLAAVLKKQRRDGVRHPLLEGKVMAMIFEKPSLRTRVTFETGMFDLGGTAIYLSPSDIGLGKRESVKDTAENLERWVHLIMARTFSHRAVEELADSCSIPVINALTDLLHPCQVLADLLTVIEHFDLDPADPDFGGIDFAFISDGNNVANSWINAAGVLGFSFTISCPEGYDPDPGIWAEAEKRGAALASVRDPRAAAAGKRVIYTDTWASMGQEAEAEKRRRVFMPYQVNGELLALADPGVKVLHCQPAHRGWEITSEVMDGPHSIILDEAENRLHIQKAIMVELAKAAGVA
- a CDS encoding HlyD family efflux transporter periplasmic adaptor subunit; the encoded protein is MRPSAPVVGRAAVLLFLPVVFGCGRGEKSAAEALPVRVFRVPSGAVSGRTYPARWEWGRVSDLSFPLGGRIEDIRVDMGARVEEGEELASLDSYPIRLKLEALDASGVEEGSPDRSPLLRQLEDCRIRAPFAGLVVSRPVQRGDRVSPGEMVLRVASPAGSVLVLNLPASAAEWIGPGSQALVRTGAAESRVLAGTVVSAAPIPGADGELEVKVRPEGMKTESAWEGAFSVTFLSAPGRGAAFVVPARAVVEGVRSGDDRVWVAREGRAHLQRVRAGPLVGDGREIFSGVVSGDLVILTFLDNLREGTPVKIIETRTRETPPPAPAPGSGS
- the dinB gene encoding DNA polymerase IV — protein: MRKIIHIDMDAFFAAIEQRDDPRLRGKPVAVGSPRGRSVVCTASYEARRYGVHSALPSSAARRRCPSLIFVPPRFEAYREVSEAIRAIFAAYTDLVEPLSLDEAFLDVTANLKGIPSATAIAREIKLRIRAETGLTGSAGISVNKFLAKVASDLRKPDGLTVIRPEAVESFVAALPPAKIPGIGPATLKKLRGLGVRTTGDIRLFPVEELCKRLGSFGPTLHELAFGIDGRPVVPARPPKSMGAETTFPRDLARLGEMAAELEKLAGRVGERLRSRGRRGRTVTVKIRTADFRTTTRSRTLSRPVQGGEEIAAAVRELLLSPPPADPVRLLGVCVSSLDPLPGEGGSLQLTLSF
- a CDS encoding DUF456 domain-containing protein, with amino-acid sequence MDWLSEAGRLVVAWALILAGLAGSFIPSLPGPPLVFAGVLVYCLLSGFSPVGWLSLAVIGAIGALAQVLDYLASAVGARKFGGSAWGAWGSILGGMAGILLGSLPGLLVGVFAGAFLFEFIFGGRGALLSLKVGGGSLLGFLGGTLMKIVFSLAMAGIFLFELLAGGS